One Cloacibacillus sp. genomic window carries:
- a CDS encoding EamA family transporter: MWAICALCSAFFAALTSILAKIGIEGVNSNLATAVRTVVVVIMAWLVVFVTGSGGQIGEISRKSWLFLVLSGLATGLSWLFYFRALQLGEASKVIPVDKFSVVLGIAMALIFLHEAVTAKILIGGALITLGTFVLIL; this comes from the coding sequence ATGTGGGCAATCTGCGCTCTGTGTTCTGCGTTCTTCGCGGCGCTCACTTCGATACTCGCAAAAATAGGCATCGAGGGCGTGAATTCCAACCTGGCGACGGCGGTGCGGACCGTAGTCGTCGTCATTATGGCCTGGCTCGTCGTCTTTGTGACGGGAAGCGGCGGACAAATCGGCGAAATCAGCCGCAAGAGCTGGCTGTTTCTCGTTCTCTCCGGCCTCGCTACCGGACTCTCATGGCTCTTTTATTTCCGGGCCTTACAGCTCGGGGAGGCATCGAAGGTCATTCCCGTGGATAAGTTCAGCGTCGTTCTGGGCATCGCGATGGCCCTCATCTTCCTTCACGAGGCCGTTACGGCCAAGATACTCATCGGAGGCGCACTGATAACGCTCGGCACCTTCGTGCTGATATTATAA